In a genomic window of Telopea speciosissima isolate NSW1024214 ecotype Mountain lineage chromosome 5, Tspe_v1, whole genome shotgun sequence:
- the LOC122662348 gene encoding non-specific lipid-transfer protein 2-like, which translates to MKTSYLALRVLLVLLQAEAQVSMAITCKPTELASCASAIMSATPPSKLCCSKIKEQKPCLCKYLKDPNLKKFVSSPNARKVANTCGTPFPKC; encoded by the coding sequence ATGAAGACGTCCTACCTTGCACTGCGTGTCCTGCTGGTGCTGCTTCAAGCTGAAGCCCAGGTCTCAATGGCTATCACTTGCAAGCCAACAGAGCTGGCATCGTGTGCTTCTGCAATCATGTCTGCAACTCCTCCCTCTAAGCTATGTTGCAGTAAAATTAAGGAGCAGAAGCCATGTCTGTGCAAGTATCTCAAGGACCCTAACCTCAAAAAATTCGTCAGCTCCCCCAATGCTAGGAAGGTTGCCAACACATGTGGCACCCCATTCCCCAAATGCTAG